Proteins encoded by one window of Streptomyces sp. NBC_01477:
- a CDS encoding DMT family transporter, producing the protein MAWVLIVVAGLLEVVWSIGMKYTDGFTRLWPSVFTGAGIAASMLLLSQATRTLPVGTAYGVWVGIGAAGAAVVGMLLLGEPATAARIFFVALLLVAVVGLKATSGH; encoded by the coding sequence ATGGCATGGGTCCTGATCGTTGTCGCCGGCCTGCTCGAAGTCGTCTGGTCGATCGGCATGAAGTACACCGACGGCTTCACCCGGCTGTGGCCGAGCGTGTTCACCGGCGCCGGTATCGCCGCCAGCATGCTGCTGCTGTCCCAGGCCACCCGGACCCTTCCGGTCGGTACGGCGTACGGCGTCTGGGTCGGCATCGGCGCGGCCGGCGCCGCCGTCGTCGGCATGCTGCTGCTCGGCGAGCCCGCCACGGCGGCCCGGATCTTCTTCGTCGCCCTGCTGCTCGTCGCGGTGGTGGGCCTCAAGGCCACATCGGGCCACTGA